TTGCTGGTGTAAAGCTGAGACCCGCAGCGATGTTTGAGATCTTTGTTTAGGAGTGAATGCTGTGCTGCTGGTTCATAGTGTGGGtgtgaaataaatacatgtatgtgCTATTGTCTTGTGTGTTTACATCAGTTTTGTCCAGTTCAGGCCCCCACTTAAAGATCAAACACACACTGAGCTAAAAGTTGAATCGCTTAAAGGCACCACGTTCTTCTCTGTTTCAGCATTTTATTCTTATACTGGAGTTTTAGTTAGAGTTTTCAGTTTCTGTGTCTCTGTTTTCGCAGCACATCGGCCTGCCAATGTTTTCTCCCACTAACCGGCCCAAACGCATCTACCAGATGACACACGGAGTCCTGAACCTTCCCCGAAACCCACTGCTGGACTGGACCTTCGGCCATTCCCTCATCAGCTGCCACGTGGAGCATCACCTCTTCCCGTTTCTGTCTGACAACATGTGCCTGAAGGTGTGCGCTCAAACCACAACAAACTGCAGATCCCTCCAAAAATGCCATtattaaataacagaaataatgtcataatttaaattaacttttaaattcaatcattacattaaataattttaattgttaaattaatttataatttttatattcattttattttctaaatgttatgctgcattttaattgaatcgttgaatttatattaaattataatataaaattaatagaatttgtaattgtaatttaatttaaataattgaatttataattttttataatatatttaccataatttgtaattattcatgtttatttattatatgcatattatttatattattatttattcacataatttaaagaaataaatattacaaataaacattacattctttaatatagtaaattaaattcaaaaattaaaaactgattaaTATGATAAACAGGGTATTAAAAAATTAccttaatatttaaatagattaaaatgcaGCCTTaacaaataaagtattaataaaattcacaaaaagtaatgatttaattaataagtTAATTTTATAATTGAATTAAACATCAGTCAAACGAGATTAATTTAATAGAAATTATTAATGGGTGAGGATGATATGCCAActaaacatatacaaataaacaattcaattcaatagacacattttattagattaaattgtAACAAAGTAACAAtctaatttgcaaaaaaaatatttattaaattaaaatgaagcataaataaattaacagtaaTTAAAAGTAACACTACattcacaaaaatgaataaactaatgATACAACATTATTCTAAGAAGGATAAACTAATCAATAAAGACAATATGGCAAATAAATAGACATAATAGTGAATGTGCATGTGTTGATTGTGTCAGGTGAAGCCGCTCGTGTCTCAGTATCTGAAGGAGAAGAAGCTGCCGTATCACGAGGACGCTTACATCTCCCGTCTGAGTCTGTTCTTCCACAGATATCAGGAGCTGATGGTGTTCGCGCCGCCCATCACTGAACTGGTGGGAATCCAGTGATGATGGGATGAAGAGCAGAAGACGAGTCCAAATTTGATACACTTTCAATTGGTGCATAAAGGCATTAGaattaaagtcaatgtgaaactCGGCTCACAACGTGACATATTTATGAAAGAAACAGGCTATTTGATGCAGAAAACATGCTGGATGAGACTTGAATGATGGCATCAGCTGGAAAAGAAAGTGCTTTTAGAGATGGATGACAATTTGATATTCTAAACATTTGTTGAATTCACTGATGAATCGTGAAAAGACCAGGATCAAGAAAAGTACACTTTATAACAAGCAATGCAGTGCAATTTCATTCATGACAGTTCTTCCTATTCGCTTCGCTAATGGCATTATTGAATGTAAGGATGGTTGCCTTATGTGCTGATGTCAGATCAGTGGTAATAAAGCACTGCTGTTTTTATCATACATGCCCTCTGACCCCAGATCAGCTCTCAGCTTCAATACGCAGCTGTATGAAGACTAAAAAGATGCATAAAACTTTACCTGTCTATACAGGACACACTTTGACTTTGTTCCAAGGTTTAGTGAGCTGCCTTTGCtgtctcttaaagggacagttcacctaaaaattaaagttctgtcattcactcaccctcaggttgatccaaacctgtatgaatgtcttccagctgttgaacacaaaagaaaacattttaaagaatgttggtaaccaaacagttgacggtagccattgacttccatttattttttatattttttgaaaagtcaatggctaccatcaactgtttgtttaccagcattctttaaaatattttcttctgtgttcagcagaaaaaaataaactcattcaGGTCTGGAACCAGtggagaatgagtaaatgatgacgtaatttttgggtgaactatccctttaagagactaTTTTGATAAACTGCAAATCTGTATGTGAAACACACAGGAGACTAATAGAgtttgcaatgcattatgggattgtttTCTCAGCCAAGGTTACGTGTGATGCTGCTTTTAAAATTTTGGCCAAATGAAGGTATCTTGATGGTAGTGATGTCTTcaaatgctgtctagataggcTGCTCACTAGGATTTGAAACAGTTTTTGTGTGGATTAAagcacacatttttcattttttattatggttGTAGATTGACATATTTGAATTTGCTAACAAGAATGCTATAATCTCTAGCACACAGTAGATATGAGAACTTTTAACTGGAATGAAtatgtgggaaatgtagtttttttattacataaacatattattattattttcagttttgttttttttctgttggttggtgtggtgttttttttttatttttctgattttaatcaaaatatatatcatttttgtttttttttctgtgtgttcttgtgtgtacgtgtgtgatacagaggtgtgtgtttgagagaaatTTGAAATGAAGATGAAACATTGATTTTACTGACCAAATAAACTGAAGTAGATATTCAACTGTTTTGAAGTAGCCCTGTATTGATTCTGCAAGATTTTTTGACAATACAATGCTATTTTTAcgacttcaaaagacttggaatgTGGCACACAATTCATATAGACGCCTTTCATGTTGCTTTATCATCTTTCCAATTTTAACTTGCATTGTATGTAAATGGCAGCATGTTTTCCTGTGATCCATGGAAGATAGAAAGTCAGAAGGGATTGGAAAAACACGggtaaaaataatagtattattaaaataatattttaactaaattataaaattaaatgttttttattatttcaatattatattgatattatttgtttatgcatttgaatagttttatttaataattaaacacataatattaatatgtactttaaatatatataaaaacaccttTGCTTCGTGTGctgcgttaggctaaccgagacttgcatgttattgctcttttgttagtttttgattgcttcttttgccctcatttgtaaatcgcttttgttaaaagcgtctgctaaatgacttaatgtaaatataaataaattaataaaataaacattttaattaaatattttaatttgattaaattattgcattaaattaatatgcagcataaacatatatatatatagaatatatatatatatatatatatatatatatggttatatttacatttttttattgtttatttatttatttgagcttGACATCACTATAGAAACTGCTAATGTATAGAAAAACATGTTAACTTTTGTCATGTcctttttaagaaaagaaatctGGCTTTGGCTCATGTTGGAGTTCTCTTtgtccagcaggtggcagcactGACCTTTATTCTCCAGACTGAAGAGCCACAACAAGAATCTTTACGTGACTCATTTGAAGAAACTTACAGTTAATTTATTACAGGAACAGTCACCAAGGTATTAAATGCCAAAATGAACACCTATTTTGAATATAGGCCGATAGAAGCATGAATGAGTTTGAAGGCTATAGGCCAAGATTTTCATTGTATACAGCTATTATTTGACTAGTTTTAACAGCATCTTaccctgagaaaaaaaacaaaacagaaagaacAGTTAGAAATTTCTAGGTCTGATTCATTTGTACATTGTAAACTGGTTTGCGGATGAGTAATGAACTATACCCAGCAAGGCACAGAAAATTCTGTCAGTCtttaaatcaccaaaacacaTAATGACAAGAAACCGCATGCCCTCCTAATCTGCATACGAACCCCGCCCACAATCCAGTGTAGCCCCGCCCTCCGCCTCTGACTGTATCAGTGTGAGAAGAATACGAGGAAATAGTTGCGTTCCAGGGGGCGTGGCTTAGAGTCAACACACTTCTCATAAGTTAGGGCTTGGCTTCAACTTTAAACTGAAGTCAAAGCTCAAGACAGACGGAGAGAAATCATGGGTGACGTGGTGCTGACAGCAGATCTGCCAGCAAGCAGCTTGAGTTCAGAAAAACTCCAGAAAAACCCAGAGGAGAGCAATCTGAAGTACACAGATGAGAAGACCAATGGATCTCCAGAGACAGAAAACCAGACCGCAGGAGAGAAAGACAGCAAGACCATTGAGGAAAGCAAGATTCAGGAGGACCTCAAGCAATCAGAGGACCCTCAGAAGCCTCAGGATGAAGAGGAGGTGCTGGGGCCGAACGATGTCACCTGTGACTCCTGCATCGACCGGCCGTGCCGCGCCAAGAAGTCGTGCTTGACCTGCCTGGTGTCGTACTGCGAGGCTCACCTGAGGCCGCACCTGGAGAACGTCAAGTTCCAGAGCCACAGGCTGGTGGAGCCGCTGCGGGACATCGAGAGACGCACCTGTGAGACGCACCGCTGCGCGCTGGAGCTGTTCTGCTGCGCCGACGCGTGCTGCGTCTGTCAGGAGTGCGTGGCGGAGGAGCACCGCGGACACAACGCCGTGCCCATCGCCGAGGCGCGCAGGAAGATTGAGGTACGCCCGTTTACTTACTTGCCTTATAACTTAATATCTTGAAATGGTGCATAATATTTAAGTACTGTAGCTGAAATGAGAATctacgttcaaaagtttggagtttttGTTTTCGTATGCTCGCCAAagcttcattttaatgaatcaaaaatacattaaaattgtgaaatttattataatttataatatgttttctattgtaatgtattttaaaatgtaatttatttctgagatgcaaagctgaattttcagcatcattactcctgtcttcagtctcacgtgatctttcagaaagcattctaagaTGCCGATTTGCTGTacgagaaactttttttttttattattttcagtgttgaaaacattgctTCGTATTGATACATCtattttaaggattctttgacgaatagaagttgaaaagaacagcgtttagttgaaattaaaaattttgtaatatataaatgtcttGGGGAAATGTATTGAAAATTTATTTGGGGCAAAAAGGCTCCATGTTGCACAGCCGTTTTGATAGTCATATATTTtggaaccaaaaaaaagaaaaagaaaaagtgaaatatgCAATTATTGACCCACTAGGCCAAAAATATTGcattagatgaaaaaaataaaaataaaaaatcccaaacACTGTCTGCCATTGGTCATTCAAACAGATAGTCCAGCTCCAAAATCATGCCACTGGTTCAATGTTGTCGTTTCAAGATGCTCAAACTAGCATGCATAAGATACTGTATAGAAATATAAGGCAGAAATAATAAGAGTAGGATGCTGCTCCGAATTCAGCCACAGGATTTGCACTCAACTTACTTATTTAGACTTTAACAACTTACACTTTAACTTTAAGAGTGATTTTAGCCTCAAACATCCAAACTGTTCCTCATATCTAATGAATCCTTTCAGTGAAATAAGGAACATAATGTTTCCTCTTTCATGTTCTACCTATTGTTGGATCTACAGCACCAAACTATATAAGGatgcatgtctgtgtgtttgaTGCAGATCAGATCGAGTCATTCATCATGCTATCAGGTCACACATACTGTAACAGAGACCTGACCGTGGCACTGTGTGGTCATGACTCATGATTAATGACTGTTAGTGGTCATCAAGGCTGTTATTCTGAGGGTTCGTGATGATGTGATCAACCTCACACAATGAACATCATAAATCATCAATGATGTTCAGATGATGTGTCTTTCcacaaaaagataaataaataaaacaatacaatttccAATCAGAAAGCAAGAGACTCTCACAGTATTCAGGATTCACttcttaaaactgtaaaatatcaaGAAAAACGAACTGAATCCATCATTATTTGAGGTTATATTTTGGTTAAGCTTGGTTAGTGATGGTTTAGTGTGAGTTTAACTCATTTGCTCTCTGTTGAATCTCAAGTGTAACAAGCAGAATTTAAAGGATCTCTTTTGATTTCTCCATTTCTGACATAAACCTCATTGTGTAATCTTTTAATGCATTTCTAATGAAAACACACTGCTCTTTAATCTACATCCATTTGTGAACGTCAATTTGTGACGTCTGTGTGAAATCATCTCCTCGAGAATATGAAGCATGTGGTGAGAACTGATATGACCACACTTATCAATAAATAAACTAACGAACACAGAGCATTAGTACGAAAGAAAAACATTCATGGTATTTTTTAAAGAGAGGTTACTCAGTGCGACCAGAACCAGATCATAAACACTCTTTTTGTAACATGACATGTTTTTAAGATGATGCAGCACTTCAACAGGTGGTCTGTAACATGCTTGAAACATTCCTCTGTGTCTTTTCTAAATGGGTTTTTGCTGTGGCCCGCGTGTGAACACTGGGGTTTTTACGGTCAAATTCTCTGGCATATTTGCATGCTAAACAAATAAAGGTGGTTTTATCCGGCTGTGCAGTGTGTTCACGTCACAGGCAACTAGGAAAACAagatttactcaaaaatgaacatatttgtcatgatttactcaccttgcaatttcaaacctgtatgactttctttcctcagtAAAGAAagttcatgattttatttttttaaagttgcatttatttgatcaaaaatactgtaatacacaaaacattattacaatttaaaatgattctaatatatgaaccattacattttaaaattatgcaatttatttctgtcagaaatccttctaatatgctgaatcgctgctcaagaaacatttctgattattatcagtgttgagaagctatatttttgttaaaacagttgcattttatttcatttatttgaaatagaaatgttttgtaacgtTACATAAAGCTCAAAATATGgcaaaaagcactataaaactTACATTTGGCCATATGattatatttcaagtcttctgaaggcGTGCAGTTTggtttaataatacattaatagtACATTGCATTGAACATGTGCATTTTTTTGGAACTTGACAACTTACTGTATGCTTTCAAATGAAAAAGGGGTGTTAATATCCTGCAAAATGTCACTATTTTGTGTTCTAGAGGAAAAGGAAGTAGGGTGAAGACCTAAACTATTCAGGACGTCAGAACTGTTAGggaaactgtttttactgtaaatgcagcGGGGGTTAAAACAATCCACCCTGCTTGTTAGGGTGTTCCCTGTGAAGTGAATGAGTTGATGTATTGTCCTCGCGTGCAGAACAGGGAGTGTCCAGGTCTCTTTGAGGATTCTTTTGAGGCGTTCTTAGGGATGTTTTGACACAAGCATTAGATTACACAACATACATAACACAAATCCTGCCTGACTGCTGACTGCATTGCTACACGGAGCTAACCGTTCAGTCCAGTTACCTTGAGAGAAACTTCCTCTCCGCTGATTAACAGGGAAGCTATGACACAGGCATATCTCCTTTACATATCCAGTTTTACCACAGTCAGCACATGACATTATTGACTAGTGTGGATATGCATTATACGTCTAGCtcttaatttgcattttcagtgaaGTTTCTAGAGTCTTAAGGATGGATTTTAGTAAGTTTGGTGGTTCCTTAAACTCTAAATGTTCCATTTAAAACTTTGGCACATAAACAGTTTTCGATTGGGGCAGCTCATTGCATGATTGACAGTAGCATTCATAACATCAAATTACTTTTATATACTGTTAATACACcctttttatttcaaatgctgAGCTTGCTAACTCAGGATGAGTAAACAaacattgatgtgtgtgtgtttctgagtgtgttttAACTGGAGACAAAGCAGGGAGGGGTTCCCATTAACATCAGTGCAGTGACACACTATCAGGTTCAGGTATCACTGCAGCTATTGTGGGGTTTTTGGGTGGTCAGGGTGGAGAGAAAACTCACTCTTTTTGCTTTAATGTGAGAGTCAAAGCACTATTGTTTGAGATGTCCCCTATAGCAAGCCTACACACTGAATAACAGTGACTACTGCTGAACATGAGCTGTGTGCTCACTGGAGGAAGTTTTTGTCTGAACTTGTCTGTGGAATGCAAAAAGCAAGAAGACTGATACCTATCTGATTACTCACTTATGCAAAGGGATGTCTGTTTTGGTTACatctacttttataatgcataatatgaATCAGAATTTGCCTctgaaaaccatttaaaaatcatatttttatatgattatttacaattgttttaaatatttaattacatgatAGAATATTTTAccagtgtgcttgtgtgtgttaacagagagagctccaggacaaacagacagacatggTGAAGACGGTCACAGCAGCAGAAAACGCCATTAACAAGTTACAGGTCAACACAGTGAATATAGAGGTAAAACACCACATTCAAAGAATTAAAGACTTTAACTTTACTGTACTGTCTTGGAATGAATATGAAACCTAGCCCATTTTTCTTCTGTTACCAGTGTGTTTTGTATAGTCAGAAATGTTGGCTATACAAGATCATAAAGCTAGACTTGAGTGTTCAATAGTTAACATATTAACTAGAAACTGGTAATGGAGGTCATTCCTTCTTTAAATTCAGGTTCAAGTAAGAGTTTGACTTTTCTtggtatattttatgttttattaatgtcagtTTTAATATAAGATTATATTTGATAGGTCATCACTGACATCCTTTAGAGGAGatgttaaagaaatatatattctaGAAATTACTAAATGTTTGGAGCTAAAAATACTTGTCATTCATAAGATGATAGATGTCATTCAAAGGCATTCTCTCCAGTTTTGCTCTGGTAGtgacttttttcagttttctctttgACTTTGaaatgtctctgtctgtctgtctggccaCAGGCGTCTGTGAAGGAGGTGCGTGGAGTGATCGAGGAGCAGTTTAACATACTGATGGCAGCCGTGGAGCAGGCCAATAAAGAAGTGAGCGAGATCTTAGAGGTGGAGGAGCGACAGGCGCTGCGGCAGGCCGAAGGAATCCGGGTTCATCTGGAGCAACGCTGCACTGAACTCAAGAAAACCCAGAGTCAGGTCGAGAAAATCACCAAGAACAAAAATGACATTGACTTCCTGCAAGTAAGGAGGTTACTTTCTGTCTCCTGATGAGTTGTTCAtctgtaacatttaaaacatttaacagttaAAGGTGATGTCTAAAGTAAATATGCATAATATTAAAAAGTTGCAAAGCGTTGGCCACAGGgatattattgttaactaaaacaaaaatattatagttatactaaatattaatacttttaaaaacacttttgtaaattgaaatgcatctgaaaaactagaaataaataaaaatggaaactgtaataaaaataaatttaacttgaattgtaatataaaaaaaactaataaaatgacaaaagcacataacaaagttgctaaaaaattcaattaaaatgaaaatgaaaactgaaaatataaaaataaacacctttttaatactattataaaaactataatagtatataaatctGGAGTATTATAGATTACTAAAAGTAAATGTTCAGttcaaaagcaacatttctcattttcatttagcttaatttgatatagtactaaaataacgtaaagtaaaactaaaataaaaaattaatgaacactatatagacatatttaaagaataatactaataaaaatgacaaaaacacatcaaatttactaaaactaaaattaaaatgaaaacagaatatagaaaaataattcaaaatattaatacaaactataataatctcaatgatactaaaacaaaactgatataaataatactaaaataacactggttggtCAAGCatttgcacatgcaaaatgtgtttCTGACCTATATCTctaattgttttgttaattgtttcCAGTATTAATTATATAAGTATTGTTTTCCAGGAGTATTCACAGTGGAAAAAGGAAGCTGTTGATGTGTCTTTACCTGGCATTTATATCGGCCTCATGGATCGACTGCAGTCGTTTAGTCGTGTTATCACACGGTCCACAAAAGAGATGTGCGACAACCTGCTGACCTCATACACCAGCAAACTTAAAGACACCTGTAAAAACGGTCAGTATGCAGAAGAATATACATTTCCACACAACGTGACACATCTTGCTATGAATTAAAGCAATTCAGAAACATTAAACCTTTGTGTTCTATGAAGAAGTTTGCTAATTTACCCAAATATCTTGTTTCAATTCACAGATAATGTAGGCATAAAGACGACGGTTTATGCCATGATGGCTACAAAAAAGAACATGTCAATTCCGAACCCAGAGACCAGAGATGACTTTCTTAAATGTGAGTGTTTGTGGTGATATCACTATACTTCCCTAGTTAATTGATTGCATTTACAGTTaagcatttagcagatgcttttatccaaaaaaaactttacaaatgaGGATAACCAAATCATCAAAAGAGCAACAATTACGaattcaaaaaagaaacaaaatgcactaatttgcatacatttccaggacatatatactgtataaactctGCTTAAAACCAGGTTCAAactttttgttgacatattagaggttttttacagaggggattttggaaatctgtttttatctctccgtaaatcagaaaatacaatcaacagccagaaaaaaatacattttcactatttttcaagaataaaatgtgaaattataaatCAGCTGAATTATTTATGAGCAAAcccttctgtaaaaaccttcaaaatataGTGAGGAAGAAAACTTTTAcatttggtgtatgtaagtgcagctgaagtggagaaaaaacttttaaagatttgtattgtaattgaaatctacagacgtaaatagataaagtgcaataataaaatcaGGTGGattgatatatgaacaaacccctcagtaaataCCTTGAGAATATAGATAgaaataaaactctaagttttggagTATGTAAGTTCTGCTGAAGTGGTGGAAAAagtcattttgagaaaacagtctttaaaaatatgtattgtaattgaaatctacagacataaatagataaagtgcaataataaaatcaGGCAAAGACATATggacaaacccctcagtaaaaaccttcagaatatagacaggaataaaactgctaagtttaGTGTTTGTacgtgctgctgaagtggaggaaaAACTTTTAGAGATATGCATTGTtactgaaatctacagacgcaaatagataagGTGCAATAATAAAATCAGGCAAAGACATATggacaaacccctcagtaaaaaccttcagaatatagacaggaataaaactgctaattttggtgtttgtaagtgctgctgaagtggaggaaaAACTTTTAGA
This region of Cyprinus carpio isolate SPL01 chromosome B12, ASM1834038v1, whole genome shotgun sequence genomic DNA includes:
- the trim16 gene encoding tripartite motif-containing protein 16; the encoded protein is MGDVVLTADLPASSLSSEKLQKNPEESNLKYTDEKTNGSPETENQTAGEKDSKTIEESKIQEDLKQSEDPQKPQDEEEVLGPNDVTCDSCIDRPCRAKKSCLTCLVSYCEAHLRPHLENVKFQSHRLVEPLRDIERRTCETHRCALELFCCADACCVCQECVAEEHRGHNAVPIAEARRKIERELQDKQTDMVKTVTAAENAINKLQVNTVNIEASVKEVRGVIEEQFNILMAAVEQANKEVSEILEVEERQALRQAEGIRVHLEQRCTELKKTQSQVEKITKNKNDIDFLQEYSQWKKEAVDVSLPGIYIGLMDRLQSFSRVITRSTKEMCDNLLTSYTSKLKDTCKNDNVGIKTTVYAMMATKKNMSIPNPETRDDFLKYVTPLTFDADTAHQYLRLTEERKKVTNTTPWQQSYPELPERFEHFKQVLTVESFYLGRHYFEVDMRGEGTHIGLTYKSIDRKGSESNSCITGNNFSWCVQWNGRSFSAWHSDVETPLSCPKATRIGVYVDYSGGVLAFYDVENGMVLIHKYQAEFLEPLYPAFWLPKKECVVLLEPGAGSSLTTPSPASSPK